A single Carnobacterium inhibens subsp. inhibens DSM 13024 DNA region contains:
- the msrA gene encoding peptide-methionine (S)-S-oxide reductase MsrA produces the protein MRQKDEETLNDLYNLILNPATREWERSALSSTKNALEEDATIDDQLSKLEAKLRPLALRNNLTPDVTDFYNSITGNASADTQFDFTKHSIDDLTYQDSAVFAGGCFWCMVKPFETKNGIISVLSGYTGGQMDHPTYDQVSGQYTGHVEAVEIIFDTRILQYEELVELYWQLTDPTDAFGQFQDRGSQYRPIIFVRNEEQRKIAEKSKQQLAESGKYKRPIVTLIEPTSVFWPAENFHQQFYKKNRKRYKRIERSRQQFLAFQRLQGKIRTELNHFTRKP, from the coding sequence ATGAGACAGAAAGACGAAGAAACGCTCAATGATTTATATAATCTAATCCTCAATCCTGCGACTCGTGAATGGGAACGGTCAGCACTATCTTCGACCAAAAATGCCTTAGAAGAGGATGCAACTATTGACGACCAACTTTCAAAGCTTGAAGCTAAATTACGTCCACTCGCATTAAGAAACAACTTAACGCCTGACGTGACAGATTTTTATAACAGCATAACTGGAAATGCTAGTGCCGACACTCAATTTGATTTTACAAAACACTCCATTGATGATTTAACTTACCAAGACTCTGCGGTATTCGCAGGAGGCTGTTTCTGGTGTATGGTAAAACCTTTTGAAACCAAAAATGGAATCATTTCAGTCTTATCTGGGTACACCGGTGGACAGATGGATCATCCCACTTATGATCAAGTGAGCGGCCAATATACAGGGCATGTCGAAGCAGTTGAGATTATTTTTGATACGCGGATCCTACAGTATGAAGAACTGGTAGAACTTTATTGGCAACTAACAGATCCTACAGATGCGTTTGGTCAATTTCAAGACCGTGGCAGTCAGTACCGTCCGATTATTTTTGTTCGAAATGAAGAACAACGAAAAATTGCTGAAAAGTCAAAACAGCAGTTAGCGGAATCCGGCAAATACAAGCGTCCAATCGTTACATTAATTGAGCCAACGTCTGTATTTTGGCCAGCAGAAAACTTCCACCAGCAATTTTATAAGAAAAATCGAAAGAGATACAAAAGAATTGAGCGTTCCCGTCAACAATTTTTAGCCTTCCAGCGTTTACAGGGTAAAATCAGGACAGAACTTAATCATTTTACACGAAAACCTTAA
- a CDS encoding CDP-archaeol synthase: METILSLYITLMSVIFAGVANMAFCKYPTYQRLNIPMDAGRILSDGKRLFGQNKTWKGFIGMILFGGLSQIVWGLVLKTIPSLESLNLFYDVYANSILTNLWIGLLLGLAYIVFELPNSFMKRRLEIMPGKPANNQWKWFFIFIDQADSLLGCALIVAVLVPISWTQFFGFIILGAGTHIVINQLLYFLKLRKNPF, encoded by the coding sequence TTGGAAACAATTTTAAGTTTATACATTACATTAATGTCAGTCATTTTTGCAGGTGTTGCCAATATGGCTTTTTGTAAATACCCTACCTATCAACGCTTAAATATCCCAATGGATGCCGGACGAATATTATCAGATGGTAAGCGATTATTTGGTCAAAACAAAACTTGGAAAGGCTTTATTGGTATGATTCTTTTTGGCGGCCTATCTCAGATTGTCTGGGGACTCGTTCTAAAAACTATTCCTTCCCTTGAATCGCTGAATCTATTCTACGACGTCTATGCCAATTCTATACTAACGAATCTTTGGATTGGACTTTTGTTAGGGCTAGCCTATATTGTTTTTGAATTACCAAATAGTTTTATGAAACGCCGTTTAGAAATCATGCCTGGCAAACCAGCAAACAATCAATGGAAATGGTTCTTTATTTTTATTGACCAAGCAGATTCATTGCTGGGGTGTGCTTTAATCGTAGCAGTTCTGGTTCCCATAAGTTGGACTCAATTTTTCGGCTTCATCATTTTAGGAGCCGGTACTCATATTGTGATCAATCAGTTATTGTATTTTTTAAAATTAAGAAAAAATCCATTCTAA